In uncultured Flavobacterium sp., a genomic segment contains:
- a CDS encoding sigma-70 family RNA polymerase sigma factor, with amino-acid sequence MNQIVFIELVNPFKDKVFRLAKRLLTSTEEAEDATQEVMVKLWNKKDNLDAYNNIEAVAMTMTKNYCLDQLKSKRAGNLKIVHNNFTDREPQLDKKLEDSDSLEWVEKIINQLPEQLQILIQLRDVEQYEFDEIAKIVNMNETAIRVALSRARKKIRESMVNTHSYGIS; translated from the coding sequence ATGAACCAGATTGTGTTTATAGAATTAGTAAATCCTTTTAAAGACAAAGTTTTTCGTCTGGCAAAACGATTACTCACCAGTACCGAAGAAGCTGAAGATGCTACGCAGGAAGTAATGGTGAAATTATGGAATAAAAAAGACAATTTAGATGCATACAACAATATAGAAGCTGTTGCAATGACAATGACCAAAAATTATTGTCTGGATCAATTAAAATCAAAAAGAGCAGGAAATCTTAAAATAGTACATAACAATTTTACAGATCGCGAACCTCAATTAGATAAAAAATTAGAAGACTCTGATAGTCTTGAATGGGTTGAGAAAATTATAAATCAGTTGCCTGAACAACTACAAATATTAATTCAGCTTCGCGATGTTGAGCAATATGAATTTGATGAAATTGCAAAAATTGTCAACATGAATGAAACGGCTATTCGGGTAGCACTTTCAAGAGCGAGAAAAAAAATACGAGAATCAATGGTTAATACACACAGTTATGGAATTAGTTAA